Part of the Ziziphus jujuba cultivar Dongzao chromosome 8, ASM3175591v1 genome is shown below.
TAATGTCTAGTCGTCCAATGGATTATTTCTCTCTCATATATACAACTTCTGCCAAAATAGGGTGTTGCTTCAGTGTGATTAACATTCTatttaaattcattttcttttggaGTTACTGAGCTACTTGTGATAgtttatgaatttgaccttgtTACAAAAGATAtactatgaaaaaaatatatatataatttttttttttcctctaaatGTTCTGATGATTTTTGAACTGGTTCTGGTTTCTTGTTAAAAATTCTTTGTCATATCCAAATTTTGGTGGTCATTGACACTAAAAGTAGTGCATGCACTCTGCAAGTTACATGGCTTTTGCTGTTggatttttcttgtttcttacCATCAGCATGATTATGCATCCCATTGCACGCTATGCTTGAATGCAAAATTGTGGAAGAAATGAATACTTTAAAATCTTATGTCCTAGTTTGTCTTAAAGATCTTTTGCCAATTTAATTATGTTGTTATTAAACAGTATTTGTACTTCTAAAGTGTTGGATTGGATGGAGATATGGTTAAAGCATGCAGGTCAAAATGAATTCTGGCTTGTTGCTGATGCTTTGTGTTCCTTGAGTTCGCGTAAGCTAACAATAGCTCTAGAGAACTTctgttgcttttgttttttgttcgctgtgttttgtttttgcattttttttttttttctgcataaGACATGATCAAACATCCTCTCTGTTACTTTGTTACATTTAATTTCTAAAGAATGTGTGTATCTTATTTTGTCTGTATTTCCTTgtcaaacccttcttttttttcttttttttttttctttttttttttttgttctccttGATGAGCATTTTCATATGTTAAGTTGTTTGAAAACAATGATAATATCTTATTTATATGTAGAAGATTTAAGTAAGCTTAGACAATGGAACATATTTGAGTAGCTCATTCAAGGCATATTTGATTGAGATGACAATTGGTTTTTTTCCTCTGCTTCTTGtgattctttctttgttttcttaggTGACATCCATGGGCAATACAGTGATTTGTTGAGAATTTTTGAGCATGTGGGTTTTCCGCCAAAATCCAATTATCTATTTTTAGGAAATTATGTTGATTATGGCAAGCAGAGTATAGAAACGGTATGCCTATTGCTTGCCTATAAAATTAAGTTTCCAGAGAACTTTTTCCTTCTTAGAGGAAATCATGAGTGTGCTTCTATAAATCGGATATACGGATTTTATGATGAGTGTAAGAGGCGATTTAATGTGAGACTTTGGAAAACATTTGTGGACTGTTTTAACTGCCTTCCTGTGGCAGCTCTTATAGATGACAAAATTTTATGCGTGCATGGGGGTCTCTCTCCTGATCTGGCTAACTTAGATCAAATTAGGAACCTAGCTCGTCCAACTGATGTTCCTGACATTGGTTTGCTGTGTGATTTGCTTTGGTCGGATCCTGATAGAGATGTTAAGGGATGGGGAATGAATGATAGAGGATTTTCATATACCTTTGGTCCTGATAAGGTGGCAGAATTCTTAATGAAGCATGGTTTGGACCTTATTTGTCGTAGCCATCaggtttacttttcttttttctctagtGTTGTCTTATTATACactcaaaagtcaaattttaaggattttggATACTAAAATAAATGCTATGGTCTAGGTTGTGGAGGATGGGTATGAGTTCTTTGCTGACAGGCAACTTGTATCAATATTTTCGGCTCCTTGCCACCATGATGAATTTGATAATGCCGGTGCATTGATGTCGGTTGATGAAGACCTGTTGTGTTCTTTTCTGATTTTTAAGCCGGCAGATAAAATCCAAGTTCAGTCAACAGGAATTGGTTGTTTGCCTGGTTATCCAAggttggaaaatattttttgctgcttaattttgttaatttcgtTTATCAATGAAAATGTAGGTGTCTTGTTGTAGATGTGTCCTTGTCAGCTCTTGTAGCATCTTCTCTCAGTTTTTAACTTGTATCtcata
Proteins encoded:
- the LOC107413205 gene encoding serine/threonine-protein phosphatase PP1 isozyme 2, which codes for MGGGIRNKVRRTKFVKHVSVDAPAPAAAVAVVDGLGKPFEDLSLLPKTSTASSDQPSGDGKNIPCLPRLGTASTSKEPLKSVATSNVAESQRQGSSDPTPLDDIITKLTTKSQPTRRCEMVQLSESEIRYLCYVSREIFLRQPILLELESPIKICGDIHGQYSDLLRIFEHVGFPPKSNYLFLGNYVDYGKQSIETVCLLLAYKIKFPENFFLLRGNHECASINRIYGFYDECKRRFNVRLWKTFVDCFNCLPVAALIDDKILCVHGGLSPDLANLDQIRNLARPTDVPDIGLLCDLLWSDPDRDVKGWGMNDRGFSYTFGPDKVAEFLMKHGLDLICRSHQVVEDGYEFFADRQLVSIFSAPCHHDEFDNAGALMSVDEDLLCSFLIFKPADKIQVQSTGIGCLPGYPRLHS